A window of Candidatus Hydrogenedentota bacterium contains these coding sequences:
- the bcp gene encoding thioredoxin-dependent thiol peroxidase — protein sequence MAASSSIPEAGSKAPAFTLPSADGAKVALSALKGKPVVLYFYPKDDTPGCTIEAKGFRDMAGEYAAAGAVVLGVSPDSPESHCKFVKKFDLNFQLLSDTDHAVAEKYGVWVEKSMYGKTYMGIQRATFLVDGAGTLANVWPKVKPEGHAAEVLEAVKAL from the coding sequence ATGGCCGCATCTTCAAGCATTCCCGAAGCGGGCTCCAAGGCGCCCGCGTTCACCCTTCCCTCGGCGGACGGCGCCAAGGTGGCCCTTTCCGCACTCAAGGGAAAACCTGTGGTGCTGTATTTCTACCCGAAGGATGACACCCCCGGATGCACCATTGAGGCAAAAGGCTTCCGCGACATGGCCGGGGAGTATGCCGCGGCGGGCGCCGTGGTGTTGGGCGTGAGTCCCGACTCTCCCGAGTCACACTGCAAATTTGTCAAGAAGTTTGATTTGAATTTTCAGCTTCTCTCCGACACCGACCATGCCGTGGCTGAAAAGTACGGGGTTTGGGTGGAGAAGAGCATGTACGGCAAGACCTACATGGGCATCCAGCGCGCCACTTTCCTCGTTGACGGCGCGGGAACACTTGCCAATGTCTGGCCCAAGGTCAAACCCGAGGGGCACGCCGCCGAAGTGTTGGAGGCGGTGAAGGCGCTCTGA
- a CDS encoding DUF1318 domain-containing protein yields the protein MTTSKTAAAALCAALVCLACAGCASVSGTFFNPRVDYGDIPQEELASVAGAIEAGVRAGDRELTVENTSGIVVDAPEVVQAIHTRAARAELVDKLLSSGHACEQRNGVITLLRTRDYKKSTTSQDRDRNALVVMSENANRWTIYEGIQKASNLKAKSLGAIQDSFYQARVALLTPGQKYEGPNGEMLTK from the coding sequence ATGACCACTTCCAAAACAGCCGCGGCGGCCCTTTGCGCCGCACTGGTGTGCCTTGCCTGCGCCGGATGCGCCTCCGTTTCGGGCACTTTTTTCAACCCCCGCGTGGACTACGGCGACATCCCGCAGGAGGAGCTCGCCAGCGTGGCCGGCGCCATTGAGGCCGGGGTAAGGGCGGGCGACCGGGAACTCACGGTGGAGAACACGTCCGGCATTGTTGTTGACGCGCCGGAAGTGGTCCAGGCCATACACACCCGCGCGGCTCGGGCGGAGCTGGTGGACAAGCTGCTCTCCTCGGGGCATGCCTGCGAGCAGCGGAACGGCGTGATCACGCTGCTGCGGACCCGCGACTACAAGAAGTCCACCACGTCGCAGGACCGTGACCGGAACGCGCTGGTGGTGATGAGCGAAAACGCCAACCGATGGACGATTTACGAGGGCATACAAAAGGCGTCCAATCTCAAGGCAAAGTCGCTGGGGGCGATTCAGGACAGTTTTTACCAGGCCCGCGTGGCCCTGCTGACGCCGGGACAGAAATATGAGGGGCCGAATGGGGAAATGCTGACAAAATAA